Proteins found in one Serratia plymuthica genomic segment:
- a CDS encoding zinc ribbon-containing protein has translation MNKVAQYYRELVASLTERLKNGERDIDELVAGAEKRLNEAGELTRGEVEQVIQAVRRDLEEFARSYQESKGEFTDSVFMRVIKESLWQELADITDKTQLEWREVFKDVSHHGVYHSGEVVGLGNLVCEQCHHNLAFYTPEVLPLCPKCGHDQFQRRPFEP, from the coding sequence ATGAACAAGGTTGCTCAGTATTACCGCGAATTGGTGGCATCTCTGACCGAACGTCTGAAAAATGGCGAGCGTGATATTGACGAATTGGTCGCCGGCGCCGAGAAACGGCTGAACGAAGCGGGTGAATTGACGCGCGGTGAGGTGGAGCAGGTGATCCAGGCGGTACGGCGAGACCTGGAAGAGTTCGCCCGCAGTTACCAGGAAAGCAAGGGCGAGTTTACCGACAGCGTCTTTATGCGGGTAATCAAGGAGAGCCTGTGGCAGGAACTGGCGGATATTACGGATAAAACCCAGTTGGAATGGCGAGAAGTGTTTAAAGACGTCAGCCATCACGGCGTCTACCACAGCGGTGAGGTGGTCGGGCTGGGTAATCTGGTGTGCGAACAGTGCCACCATAATTTGGCGTTTTACACGCCGGAAGTGCTGCCGCTCTGCCCTAAATGCGGCCATGACCAGTTCCAGCGTCGGCCTTTCGAACCTTGA